A region of Vigna radiata var. radiata cultivar VC1973A chromosome 10, Vradiata_ver6, whole genome shotgun sequence DNA encodes the following proteins:
- the LOC106775184 gene encoding equilibrative nucleotide transporter 3, with product MDASDYCGAPKNPKGKYGATIICFILGIGSLVSWNSMLTIGDYYYTLFPKYHPARVLTLVYQPFAIGTMIILAYYESKINTRKRNLAGFTLFFFSTFFVLVVDLATSGKGGIGPYIGICVLAACFGVADALVEGGMVGDLCFMCPEFIQSYLAGLAASGALISFLRMLTKAAFEKSSHGLRKGAILFLAISSFIELVCIFLYAIYFTKLPIVKYYRSKAALEGSKTVAADLAAAGISTNTKDQGGYDDKQQERLSNKQLFHENLDYAVDLFFIYAVTLSIFPGFLYENTGTHRLGTWYAVVLIAMYNIVDLISRYIPLVPCLKLESRKALLIAVFSRFLLIPAFYFTAKYADQGWMILLTSFLGLTNGYLTVCVLTVAPRGYKGPEQNALGNLLVLCLLSGICAGAVLDWLWIIGNGTF from the exons ATGGATGCCAGTGATTACTGTGGAGCACCAAAAAATCCCAAG GGAAAGTACGGAGCTACGATAATTTGTTTCATTCTTGGAATTGGGTCCCTTGTTTCCTGGAACAGCATGTTGACTATAGGAGATTACTATTACACACTGTTCCCC AAATACCATCCTGCAAGGGTACTTACCTTGGTCTACCAACCATTTGCAATTGGAACAATGATAATACTGGCTTACTATGAGTCGAAGATCAATACTAGAAAGCGGAATTTGGCTGGattcactcttttcttctttagcactttctttgttcttgtt GTGGATCTAGCAACATCAGGGAAAGGTGGAATTGGACCTTATATTGGTATATGTGTGCTTGCTGCTTGTTTTGGAGTAGCAGATGCTCTAGTCGAAGGTGGCATGGTAGGAGATCTATGTTTTATGTGCCCTGAGTTTATCCAG TCCTACCTTGCTGGTTTGGCAGCATCAGGGGctctaatttcttttttgagAATGTTGACCAAGGCAGCTTTCGAGAAATCTAGTCATGGACTTCGCAAGGGAGCAA TACTATTCTTGGCAATTTCCTCATTCATTGAGTTAGTTTGTATCTTCCTGTATGCAATCTACTTCACCAAATTGCCCATAGTGAAATATTACCGTTCAAAAGCAGCATTAGAGGGATCAAAAACTGTTGCAGCTGACCTTGCTGCTGCTGGAATTAGTACAAACACTAAagatcaa GGTGGATATGATGATAAGCAACAAGAGCGGTTGagcaacaaacaattatttcaCGAGAATCTTGATTATGcagttgatttattttttatatatgcgGTAACACTGTCAATCTTCCCTGGATTTTTGTATGAAAATACGGGCACCCATCGGTTAGGCACATG GTACGCAGTTGTTTTGATAGCTATGTATAATATAGTGGATCTCATATCAAGATATATTCCCCTTGTGCCATGTCTGAAGTTGGAATCCAGAAAGGCTCTACTGATAGCAGTCTTTTCTCGATTCTTGTTGATTCCAGCATTCTACTTTACAGCAAAATATGCTGACCAAGGATGGATGATTTTGCTCACCTCCTTTCTGGGACTTACCAATGGCTATCTCACTGTGTGTGTTCTTACTGTGGCACCAAGAGGTTACAAG GGTCCAGAGCAGAATGCTTTGGGTAATTTGCTTGTCTTATGTCTTTTAAGTGGCATATGCGCTGGGGCTGTTCTTGACTGGTTATGGATCATTGGTAATGGAACATTCTGA